From the Comamonas odontotermitis genome, one window contains:
- a CDS encoding amino acid ABC transporter permease, producing MNYTFQFDQVLAAWPQLLQGTWVTIQLSFLAMAMGLAVAIVCAWGKTSGPAPLRFVINAYIELIRNTPFLVQLFFFFFALPAIGLRWSPQTAALVAMVVNLGAYATEIIRAGIESIPKGQIEAGLALDLKRWEIFRFVILKPALKTIYPALTSQFILLMLSSAVVSVISADDLTSVAANIQSETFRSFEVYIVVAIIYLALSLAFNLLFKLIYQMFLNYPDRR from the coding sequence ATGAACTACACGTTCCAATTCGACCAGGTGCTGGCCGCCTGGCCCCAGCTTTTGCAGGGCACCTGGGTCACGATCCAGTTGTCCTTTCTGGCCATGGCCATGGGCCTCGCGGTCGCCATCGTCTGTGCGTGGGGCAAGACCTCGGGCCCGGCGCCGCTGCGCTTTGTGATCAACGCCTATATCGAGCTGATCCGCAACACGCCGTTTCTGGTGCAGCTGTTTTTCTTCTTCTTTGCGCTGCCCGCCATCGGCCTGCGCTGGTCGCCACAGACCGCCGCGCTCGTGGCGATGGTGGTGAACCTGGGCGCGTACGCGACCGAGATCATCCGCGCCGGTATCGAGTCGATTCCCAAGGGGCAGATTGAGGCAGGACTGGCGCTGGATCTCAAGCGCTGGGAGATTTTTCGCTTCGTCATCTTGAAGCCCGCGCTCAAGACGATCTACCCAGCGCTCACCAGCCAGTTCATTTTGCTGATGCTGAGCTCAGCCGTGGTGTCGGTGATCTCGGCGGATGACCTGACCTCGGTCGCCGCCAACATCCAGTCCGAAACCTTCCGCAGTTTCGAGGTGTACATCGTCGTCGCCATCATCTATCTGGCGCTGTCGCTGGCCTTCAACCTGCTGTTCAAGCTCATCTACCAGATGTTCCTGAACTACCCCGACCGTCGCTGA
- a CDS encoding amino acid ABC transporter permease — MRTFGWSELWFIVEAAKWTVALSAIAFIGGALVGLIVALSRTSDNRLARGVATFFTQIFQGTPLLLQLFLVFFGAPILGFEINPWVAAAAALILNSGAFLGEIWRGCIQAVPRGQWEAADALSLSYYWRMRAVVLPQAMKIAVAPTVGYLVQIIKGTSLAAIIGFTEVTRAGQIINNATFQPMLVFGVVGAVYFILCWPLSLWAGRLEKRQAKALAR; from the coding sequence ATGCGTACTTTTGGTTGGTCTGAGCTGTGGTTCATCGTGGAAGCGGCCAAGTGGACGGTTGCGCTGTCTGCCATCGCCTTCATCGGTGGGGCACTCGTGGGCCTTATCGTGGCGCTCTCGCGCACGTCTGACAACCGTCTGGCGCGCGGCGTCGCCACGTTCTTTACCCAGATTTTTCAGGGCACGCCGCTGCTGCTGCAGCTGTTTCTGGTGTTCTTCGGTGCGCCGATCCTGGGTTTTGAGATCAACCCCTGGGTGGCAGCTGCCGCCGCGCTGATTCTCAACAGCGGCGCGTTCCTGGGCGAAATCTGGCGCGGCTGTATCCAGGCTGTGCCGCGCGGCCAGTGGGAAGCGGCCGATGCGCTGTCCCTGTCGTACTACTGGCGCATGCGCGCCGTGGTGTTGCCGCAGGCCATGAAGATTGCCGTAGCGCCCACCGTGGGCTATCTGGTGCAGATCATCAAGGGCACGTCGCTCGCCGCCATCATCGGCTTTACCGAGGTGACGCGCGCCGGCCAGATCATCAACAACGCCACCTTCCAGCCGATGCTGGTGTTCGGGGTTGTAGGCGCCGTCTATTTCATTCTGTGCTGGCCCCTGTCGCTGTGGGCTGGCCGCCTGGAAAAGCGCCAGGCCAAGGCTCTGGCCCGGTGA
- a CDS encoding transporter substrate-binding domain-containing protein translates to MNMQLSRRTFTTAAAALAASALLPLSASAQSLADLKKKGKITIGMLVDFPPYGILNSSNQPDGYDADVAKLLAKEWGVTADIVPVTGPNRIPFLLTNKVDMLIASLAITPERAKQVLFSKPYSAASIVLFGNTKTAIKGPENLKGLRVGVARASTQDVAVTKVAPEGTQIRRFDDDASAMQALLSGQVDAIGCSITVAAQIAKRAPAGQFESKFQLLQQNMAVALRPGQDEVANAVNDFIARNTANGELNKLYQKWLGADLPKLD, encoded by the coding sequence ATGAACATGCAACTCTCGCGCCGCACTTTCACCACCGCCGCTGCCGCCCTGGCTGCCAGCGCCCTCCTGCCCCTCAGCGCTTCGGCGCAGTCGCTGGCCGATCTCAAGAAAAAAGGCAAGATCACCATCGGCATGCTGGTGGATTTCCCTCCCTACGGCATTCTGAACAGCAGCAACCAGCCTGACGGCTACGACGCCGATGTGGCCAAGCTGCTGGCCAAGGAGTGGGGCGTGACGGCCGACATCGTGCCCGTGACCGGCCCCAACCGCATTCCCTTCCTGCTGACCAACAAGGTCGACATGCTGATCGCATCGCTGGCCATCACGCCCGAGCGCGCCAAGCAGGTGCTGTTCTCCAAGCCCTACTCGGCCGCCTCGATCGTGCTGTTCGGCAACACCAAGACCGCCATCAAGGGCCCGGAAAACCTCAAAGGCCTGCGCGTGGGCGTGGCCCGTGCCTCGACGCAGGACGTGGCCGTGACCAAGGTGGCCCCGGAAGGCACGCAGATCCGCCGCTTTGATGACGATGCCTCGGCCATGCAGGCGCTGCTGTCCGGCCAGGTGGATGCCATTGGCTGCTCCATCACCGTGGCGGCCCAGATCGCCAAGCGCGCGCCTGCTGGCCAGTTTGAGAGCAAGTTCCAGCTGCTGCAGCAGAACATGGCCGTTGCCCTGCGCCCCGGCCAGGACGAAGTGGCCAATGCCGTCAACGATTTCATCGCCAGGAACACCGCCAACGGCGAGCTGAACAAGCTGTACCAGAAGTGGCTGGGCGCTGACTTGCCAAAACTGGACTAA
- a CDS encoding amino acid ABC transporter ATP-binding protein, whose protein sequence is MTTSQDPIIRLQGVEKWYGNFQVLTDINLDVRAGERIVICGPSGSGKSTMIRCINRLEAIQKGRITVDGTDLTGDSKAIDTVRKEVGMVFQQFNLFPHLTILENCMLAPMRSRGLSKEEAQERAMKYLTRVRIPDQAGKYPSQLSGGQQQRVAIARALCMAPKIMLFDEPTSALDPEMVKEVLDTMIGLADDGMTMLCVTHEMGFARSVADRVIFMADGKIIEQGPPAEFFDNPKHPKTQQFLGQILSNH, encoded by the coding sequence ATGACCACCTCGCAAGATCCCATCATTCGCCTGCAAGGCGTGGAGAAATGGTATGGCAACTTTCAGGTGTTGACCGATATCAACCTCGACGTGCGCGCCGGGGAACGTATCGTCATCTGCGGGCCTTCTGGGTCGGGCAAATCGACGATGATCCGCTGCATCAACCGGCTCGAAGCCATCCAGAAGGGCAGGATCACCGTTGACGGCACCGATCTGACCGGCGACAGCAAGGCGATCGACACCGTCCGCAAGGAAGTGGGCATGGTGTTCCAGCAGTTCAACCTGTTTCCACACCTGACCATTCTGGAAAACTGCATGCTGGCGCCGATGCGCTCGCGCGGCCTTTCCAAGGAGGAGGCGCAGGAGCGCGCGATGAAATACCTCACACGCGTGCGCATCCCCGACCAGGCAGGCAAGTACCCCAGCCAGCTCTCGGGCGGCCAGCAGCAGCGTGTGGCAATTGCCCGCGCGCTGTGCATGGCGCCCAAGATCATGCTGTTTGACGAGCCCACCTCGGCGCTCGACCCCGAAATGGTCAAGGAAGTGCTCGACACCATGATCGGCCTGGCCGACGACGGCATGACCATGCTGTGCGTCACCCACGAAATGGGCTTTGCCCGCAGCGTGGCCGACCGCGTGATCTTCATGGCCGACGGCAAGATCATCGAGCAGGGCCCGCCCGCCGAGTTCTTTGACAACCCCAAGCACCCCAAGACCCAGCAGTTCCTGGGCCAGATCCTCAGCAACCATTGA
- a CDS encoding sugar phosphate isomerase/epimerase family protein, with the protein MALSVHNAGAPALISLTSFGNAEVRRHGQLYFARLSHAAGASGVEVREELLIDAADELPAIAVYVRAQGLDVVYSCPQPLFAMDGALDTAVLQHAIAAAQTLGASWLKMSIGGFARQSVAHSATGFAALKAAIAEAGITLLIENDQTVGAGTVQALQRFFAAADAAGLSLPMTFDMGNWHYLGECALQAAQLFASRVAYVHAKGVQRLPAKWVAVPLAESAAAWRAILRALPGDVPRAIEYPLIGDDLQAVTRHELAVLRDATALQNH; encoded by the coding sequence ATGGCCTTGTCTGTGCACAACGCTGGCGCGCCAGCCCTCATCTCCCTCACCTCATTCGGCAATGCCGAAGTGCGCCGCCACGGCCAGCTGTACTTTGCCCGGCTCTCCCACGCCGCTGGCGCGAGCGGGGTGGAGGTACGCGAAGAGCTGCTGATCGACGCCGCTGACGAGCTGCCCGCCATTGCCGTCTATGTGCGTGCGCAGGGCCTGGACGTCGTCTACTCCTGCCCGCAGCCGTTGTTTGCGATGGACGGCGCACTCGATACCGCCGTGCTGCAGCACGCCATTGCGGCCGCCCAGACCCTGGGCGCCAGCTGGCTCAAGATGTCGATTGGCGGCTTTGCCCGGCAATCGGTGGCGCATTCGGCCACCGGGTTTGCCGCGCTCAAAGCCGCCATTGCAGAGGCTGGCATCACCTTGCTGATCGAGAACGACCAGACCGTGGGCGCGGGCACCGTGCAGGCCTTGCAGCGCTTTTTTGCCGCTGCCGATGCGGCGGGCCTATCCCTGCCCATGACTTTTGACATGGGCAACTGGCACTACCTGGGCGAATGCGCCTTGCAAGCCGCCCAGCTGTTTGCCAGCCGCGTGGCCTATGTGCATGCCAAGGGCGTGCAGCGCCTGCCTGCGAAATGGGTGGCCGTGCCGCTGGCCGAATCAGCCGCCGCCTGGCGCGCCATTCTGCGCGCCCTGCCCGGCGATGTGCCGCGCGCCATCGAATACCCGCTGATCGGCGACGACCTGCAGGCCGTCACCCGGCACGAGTTGGCCGTGCTGCGCGACGCCACCGCCCTGCAAAACCACTGA